The Aminithiophilus ramosus genome contains a region encoding:
- a CDS encoding TRAP transporter substrate-binding protein, whose product MVRSKGLSRLLLTLVLVAVAVAPASASVKLCYNGPADEANNAVHAFALNFKRLVEEGTEGRITFDLYPDSQLGTEEERMELLLRSGMNQPLVNVASFAGVAPLFPEIYASSVPFLFDSYEAAHLFFDESRYWKKAQETFRSRTGAVLLEAVEEGGFLAFTNSKRPLRSPDDFKGLKFRAMDEGQIAIYRAFGAGGTPIAWTELYMALRTGLVDGQMNPAMYILIGSLFEVQKYMTLANIQYSDQFLILNGDLFDSLSEADRQIVVAAAKEANVLNRAEVEASDARQVETLRGKGMEIYVPDRAERELFRERGTGAYRNWVRSKVGAEWLDLALECAAEANGRVATE is encoded by the coding sequence ATGGTTCGCTCGAAAGGTCTGTCACGGCTTCTTCTGACCCTTGTCCTTGTCGCCGTCGCCGTCGCACCGGCCTCGGCTTCGGTCAAGCTCTGCTACAACGGTCCCGCCGACGAGGCGAACAACGCCGTCCACGCCTTCGCCCTCAACTTCAAGAGGCTCGTCGAGGAGGGGACGGAGGGCCGGATCACCTTCGACCTCTACCCCGACAGCCAGCTCGGGACGGAAGAGGAGCGCATGGAGCTTCTCCTCCGGTCGGGCATGAATCAGCCCCTGGTCAACGTCGCCTCCTTCGCCGGCGTGGCCCCCCTCTTTCCCGAGATCTACGCCTCCTCCGTCCCCTTCCTCTTCGACTCCTACGAGGCGGCCCACCTCTTCTTCGACGAGAGCCGCTACTGGAAGAAGGCCCAGGAGACCTTCCGAAGCCGGACAGGGGCCGTCCTCCTCGAGGCCGTCGAGGAGGGGGGCTTCCTGGCCTTCACCAACTCGAAAAGGCCTCTCCGCAGCCCCGACGACTTCAAGGGGCTCAAGTTCCGGGCCATGGACGAGGGGCAGATCGCCATCTACCGGGCCTTCGGGGCCGGAGGGACGCCCATAGCCTGGACGGAGCTCTACATGGCCCTCAGGACGGGCCTCGTCGACGGCCAGATGAACCCGGCCATGTACATCCTCATCGGCAGTCTCTTCGAGGTGCAGAAATACATGACCCTGGCCAACATCCAGTATTCGGATCAGTTCCTCATCCTCAACGGCGACCTCTTCGACTCCCTCTCCGAGGCCGACCGCCAGATCGTCGTCGCGGCCGCCAAGGAGGCCAATGTCCTGAACCGCGCCGAGGTGGAGGCCTCCGATGCCCGCCAGGTCGAGACGCTCCGCGGAAAGGGAATGGAGATCTACGTCCCCGACAGGGCCGAGAGGGAGCTTTTCCGCGAAAGGGGCACAGGAGCCTACCGGAACTGGGTCCGCTCCAAGGTGGGGGCCGAGTGGCTCGACCTGGCCCTGGAGTGCGCCGCCGAGGCCAACGGGAGGGTCGCCACAGAGTGA
- a CDS encoding diguanylate cyclase: MQQVPIVQVVEDSLTQAKRLERLLLANDYEVSLARNGAQGLALARRIKPTVVITDVMMPEMDGYEMCRQIKQDEALRDIPVVLLTSLSDPRDVIKGLQCGADNFLTKPYDDDHLLRRLHHILANLELRRSGQAMMSVEVFFAGQYHKLTADRIQIIDLLLSTFEAAVLQSNQLQKLSGDYRNALDDVKRAQANFQTLMETTGDAVVVIDDAGKVRYVNPAAELFFETTSAQMTGKTFPFPVGEEGKREVSVGRADGRRVVGDMHVVSSNWDGEVVRLATIHDVTEMVQLRERLAIEAITDALTGLYNRRGFMTLGEKALLLAQRIGVPVACLFADLDDFKSVNDTLGHDEGDRVLQKTAQALRETFRDSDIIGRFGGDEFAVLMLHDGEADLDGISGRLEAALLRVGEASRPSRRLSISLGLHCSRPGDALTLAELMTLADRKMYECKEARKKADFDSIG; this comes from the coding sequence ATGCAGCAGGTCCCCATCGTTCAGGTCGTCGAGGACAGCCTCACCCAGGCCAAGCGGCTGGAGCGGCTTCTTCTGGCCAACGACTACGAGGTCTCCCTGGCCCGCAACGGCGCCCAGGGGCTGGCCCTGGCCCGCCGGATCAAGCCGACGGTGGTCATCACCGATGTCATGATGCCCGAGATGGACGGCTACGAGATGTGCCGTCAGATCAAGCAGGACGAGGCTCTCCGCGACATTCCCGTCGTCCTCCTCACCTCGCTTTCCGATCCCCGCGACGTCATCAAGGGGCTCCAGTGCGGCGCCGACAACTTCCTCACCAAACCCTACGACGACGATCACCTCCTGCGCCGTCTCCACCACATCCTGGCCAACCTGGAGCTGCGCCGCTCGGGCCAGGCCATGATGTCCGTCGAGGTCTTCTTCGCCGGACAGTATCACAAATTGACGGCCGACAGGATCCAGATCATCGACCTCCTCCTCTCCACCTTCGAGGCCGCCGTCCTCCAGAGCAACCAGCTCCAGAAGCTCTCCGGCGACTACCGCAACGCCCTCGACGACGTCAAGAGGGCCCAGGCCAACTTCCAGACCCTCATGGAGACGACGGGCGACGCCGTCGTCGTCATCGATGACGCGGGCAAGGTCCGCTACGTCAACCCCGCGGCGGAACTCTTTTTCGAGACGACGAGCGCCCAGATGACGGGCAAGACCTTCCCCTTCCCCGTCGGCGAAGAGGGAAAACGGGAGGTCTCCGTCGGACGTGCCGACGGCCGACGGGTCGTGGGAGACATGCACGTCGTCAGTTCCAACTGGGACGGCGAGGTCGTGCGCCTGGCCACGATCCACGACGTCACCGAAATGGTGCAGCTCCGGGAACGGCTCGCCATCGAGGCCATCACGGATGCCCTGACGGGGCTCTACAACCGCCGCGGCTTCATGACCCTGGGGGAGAAAGCGCTCTTGCTGGCCCAGCGCATCGGCGTGCCCGTCGCCTGCCTCTTCGCCGATCTCGACGATTTCAAGTCCGTCAACGACACGCTGGGCCACGACGAGGGCGATCGGGTCCTTCAGAAGACGGCCCAGGCCCTGAGAGAGACCTTCCGCGACTCCGACATCATCGGCCGCTTCGGCGGAGATGAGTTCGCCGTTCTCATGCTCCACGACGGGGAGGCCGATCTCGACGGGATTTCCGGACGTCTCGAGGCCGCCTTACTCCGCGTCGGAGAGGCGTCACGGCCATCGCGCCGCCTCTCCATAAGCCTGGGACTGCACTGCAGTCGCCCCGGCGATGCCCTGACTCTGGCCGAGCTCATGACCCTCGCCGACCGCAAGATGTACGAGTGCAAGGAGGCCAGAAAAAAGGCCGACTTCGACAGCATCGGATGA
- a CDS encoding chemotaxis protein CheB — protein sequence MIEVLIVDDSTTLRRFLERLLTEDPDIRVVGRVFSGEEALRFLERRSVDVVTMDIELSGLDGFETTRRIMASRPCPVVIVSSRWDPSEVEKTFLAVDAGAVALLPKPGAGEDPKLYGGELRRVVREAALAGPPKRRRRPMPPLSPPASRAEERSSGPLRVVVVGASTGGPQALAELLAGLPGDFPLPLLVVQHIAFGFLGGLADWLSKATSLSVKIAEGGPVEGGTVYLGPEGRHLEMTDCATLRLTEAPPEHAVRPSASRLFRSVASVCASSSAAVLLSGMGTDGAAELRRLRDLGSVTFAQDRESSIVWGMPGEAVRLDGAGQVLSPSLIASALVDLVGRRGTKGEP from the coding sequence ATGATCGAAGTTCTCATCGTCGACGATTCGACGACGCTTCGCCGGTTTTTGGAAAGACTCCTGACGGAGGACCCCGACATCCGCGTCGTCGGTCGCGTCTTTAGCGGCGAGGAGGCCCTCCGCTTCCTCGAAAGACGTTCCGTCGACGTCGTCACCATGGACATCGAGCTCTCGGGTCTCGACGGCTTCGAGACGACGCGGCGGATCATGGCAAGCCGTCCCTGTCCCGTCGTCATCGTCAGCTCCCGCTGGGACCCCTCGGAGGTGGAAAAGACCTTCCTCGCCGTCGACGCCGGGGCGGTGGCCCTCCTGCCCAAGCCGGGGGCCGGCGAGGATCCGAAGCTTTACGGCGGAGAGCTGCGCCGCGTCGTCCGGGAGGCCGCCCTCGCCGGTCCGCCGAAGCGCCGCCGGAGACCGATGCCCCCTCTGAGCCCTCCGGCTTCGCGAGCGGAGGAGCGCTCCTCGGGGCCGCTGCGGGTCGTCGTCGTCGGGGCCTCGACGGGAGGGCCTCAGGCCTTGGCCGAGCTGCTGGCGGGGCTCCCCGGCGATTTCCCCCTTCCCCTCCTGGTGGTGCAGCACATCGCCTTCGGTTTCCTCGGCGGACTGGCCGACTGGCTCTCCAAGGCGACTTCCCTTTCCGTTAAAATAGCCGAAGGGGGACCGGTCGAGGGAGGTACGGTCTACCTCGGTCCCGAAGGCCGTCATCTTGAGATGACGGACTGTGCGACTCTGAGGCTTACCGAGGCCCCTCCCGAACATGCCGTCCGTCCCTCGGCGTCGAGACTCTTCCGCTCCGTCGCCTCCGTCTGCGCCTCGTCGTCGGCCGCCGTCCTCCTCTCCGGCATGGGAACCGACGGAGCCGCCGAGCTGCGTCGCCTCCGCGACCTGGGTTCCGTCACCTTCGCCCAGGACCGGGAGAGTTCCATCGTCTGGGGCATGCCCGGCGAGGCCGTGCGCCTCGACGGAGCCGGACAGGTCCTTTCCCCCTCTCTCATCGCTTCGGCTCTCGTCGACCTCGTCGGACGACGAGGGACGAAAGGGGAACCATGA
- a CDS encoding hybrid sensor histidine kinase/response regulator, which yields MKLSDQAFLEELRRDFLLEAEEHLETLVSGLLEAEKAPEPSEAVVEAVYRAAHSLKGAAQAVRMPEVASLCQSMESVFSRLKDRTLSLERPDYDLLQRALDLLSRLVGLSEGEGENPSPLVNELNRLAGSSGGPSPRRPSGEPRRPSGEPRRPYPTLDELLRLASEEEGVAEAPSSPSREVGPEAPPPASPPRNEPSRAPSPQVTSPRASTPVAGPAASVPPPSRATRGAGETIRIGVSKVDALLLQAEELVAVKLALDERLSDLRRLLPLSETRKGRGRGKSVASSSGGEERARLIALDEGLRGLEKAMAADRRQAEGLLRNLLEGAKGVLMLPASTLLQGFPKMVRDLARDLGKEVELTLSGGEIEMDKRILEGMKDPLIHLVRNAVDHGVERPEGRRALGKDSVGRLALSVSHVEGGQAEIVLADDGAGIDGERLRRSAVKAALLTEEEALALSDEAALSLIFRSGLSTSPLITDVSGRGLGMAIVQEGVEALGGKISLQSERGRGTTFRIALPLTLATFRGVLVEEWDQVFVVPTSKVERVARIDGSLVRRVEGRELISLGGRPVALVRLGSLLGLAPAERRKGEEKLSVVVLSASGLSVAFAVDRVVGEQEVLLKTLGRQLRHVPNVAGATVLGSGRVVPVLNVKELLEAVSRGGGARPSPSEGEAERRRSVLVVEDSITSRALIRNILTSAGYDVEAAVDGQEAWELLSDRSFDIVVSDVEMPRMNGFELTAKIRGDASMADLPVVLVTSLDSPRDRERGIDAGADAYIVKSHFDQGNLIEVMGRLL from the coding sequence ATGAAACTGTCCGATCAGGCTTTCCTCGAGGAGCTCCGCCGCGACTTCCTTCTCGAGGCCGAAGAGCACCTCGAGACGCTCGTCTCGGGGCTCCTCGAGGCGGAGAAGGCGCCGGAGCCGTCCGAAGCGGTCGTCGAGGCCGTCTACCGGGCGGCCCACAGCCTCAAGGGGGCGGCTCAGGCCGTCCGGATGCCCGAAGTGGCCTCTCTCTGCCAGTCCATGGAGAGCGTCTTCTCCCGGCTCAAGGACCGTACTCTCTCTTTGGAGCGGCCCGACTACGACCTTCTTCAGCGCGCCCTCGACCTCCTTTCCCGACTCGTCGGCCTCTCCGAGGGGGAGGGAGAGAATCCCTCCCCCCTCGTCAACGAGCTGAACCGGCTGGCCGGTTCCTCCGGCGGTCCTTCCCCCCGCCGTCCCTCGGGCGAACCCCGCCGTCCCTCGGGCGAACCCCGCCGTCCCTATCCGACGCTGGACGAGCTTCTGCGCCTCGCCTCGGAGGAGGAGGGCGTCGCAGAGGCACCTTCTTCTCCCTCTCGGGAGGTGGGGCCCGAGGCGCCGCCTCCCGCCTCGCCTCCCCGGAACGAGCCCTCTCGGGCTCCGTCGCCTCAGGTCACCTCGCCTCGGGCTTCGACGCCTGTGGCGGGGCCTGCGGCCTCGGTCCCTCCGCCGTCGAGGGCGACGAGGGGGGCGGGGGAGACGATCCGCATCGGCGTCTCCAAAGTCGATGCCCTCCTCCTCCAGGCCGAGGAGCTCGTCGCCGTCAAGCTGGCCCTGGACGAGCGCCTGTCCGATCTGCGGCGCCTTCTTCCCCTTTCCGAAACCCGCAAGGGTAGAGGACGGGGGAAGAGCGTCGCCTCATCATCCGGCGGGGAGGAGCGGGCCCGCCTGATCGCCCTCGACGAGGGACTCCGAGGGCTGGAGAAGGCCATGGCGGCCGATCGGCGGCAGGCCGAGGGGCTGCTGCGGAATCTTCTGGAGGGGGCCAAGGGCGTCCTCATGCTTCCCGCCTCGACGCTGCTCCAGGGTTTTCCCAAGATGGTCCGCGACCTGGCCCGCGATCTGGGCAAAGAGGTGGAGCTGACCCTCTCCGGCGGGGAGATCGAGATGGACAAGCGCATCCTCGAGGGGATGAAGGATCCCCTCATCCACCTGGTGCGCAACGCCGTCGACCACGGCGTCGAGAGGCCCGAGGGGCGACGTGCCCTCGGCAAGGACTCTGTCGGGCGCCTCGCCCTCTCCGTCTCCCACGTCGAGGGAGGCCAGGCGGAAATCGTCCTCGCCGACGACGGTGCCGGCATCGACGGGGAGAGGCTGCGCAGGAGCGCCGTCAAGGCGGCTCTCCTGACCGAGGAGGAGGCCCTGGCCCTGAGCGACGAGGCGGCTCTGTCCCTCATCTTCCGCTCGGGGCTTTCGACGAGCCCGCTCATCACTGACGTCTCCGGCAGGGGGCTGGGGATGGCCATCGTCCAGGAGGGCGTCGAGGCCCTGGGGGGCAAGATCTCCCTTCAGTCGGAGCGGGGAAGGGGGACGACCTTCCGCATCGCCCTTCCCCTCACGCTGGCCACCTTCCGGGGCGTTCTCGTCGAGGAGTGGGACCAGGTCTTCGTCGTCCCCACGTCGAAGGTGGAGCGGGTGGCCCGCATCGACGGCTCTCTGGTCCGCCGCGTCGAGGGACGGGAGCTGATCTCCCTCGGCGGCAGGCCCGTCGCCCTCGTCCGGCTGGGCTCCCTTCTCGGGCTGGCCCCGGCGGAGAGGAGAAAGGGGGAGGAAAAGCTTTCCGTCGTCGTCCTCTCCGCGTCGGGCCTCTCCGTCGCCTTCGCCGTCGACCGCGTCGTCGGCGAGCAGGAGGTCCTCCTGAAAACCCTGGGGAGGCAGCTCCGCCACGTCCCCAACGTGGCGGGAGCCACCGTCCTCGGCTCGGGCCGCGTCGTCCCCGTGCTGAACGTGAAGGAACTCCTCGAAGCGGTCTCCCGCGGCGGAGGAGCGAGGCCCTCCCCCTCGGAGGGGGAGGCCGAGAGACGACGCTCGGTCCTCGTCGTCGAAGACTCCATCACGTCGAGGGCGTTGATCCGAAACATCCTGACCTCGGCCGGCTACGACGTCGAGGCCGCCGTCGACGGCCAGGAAGCCTGGGAGCTTCTCTCCGATCGTTCCTTCGACATCGTCGTCTCCGACGTGGAGATGCCCCGGATGAACGGCTTCGAGCTGACGGCCAAGATCCGCGGCGACGCCTCGATGGCCGATCTCCCCGTCGTCCTCGTCACCTCCCTCGATTCGCCGAGGGACAGGGAGCGGGGCATCGACGCCGGGGCCGACGCCTACATCGTGAAGAGCCATTTCGACCAGGGCAACCTGATCGAGGTGATGGGACGTCTGCTTTGA
- a CDS encoding methyl-accepting chemotaxis protein, whose amino-acid sequence MALENAKIGTKLAFGFGVVIAVALSLGAGAFWGLSRLSESLKSVETREIPAMRLLSALNYSRMAIRAVSYEVSLSEYRVTRGDDLQRIKADRERLWRRIDEVWRDLADLVDDTEQGKVLTERLREQYGAWRKSHAELDRLLGAIIGATHLQERESLFRRYQMELEALVPLSDAIGAIFDELTAHINEEADRNIRSDRIASEKLVSTGLLVMIGGILFALFLAFSITASVAGPISAGVALLVRLKEGDLRQDVPDNLLRRGDEIGELARALQALTEGLRSQVGAMTEMVSTLSASAYQISAAVSEVTAGAEETAAAVVETTATMEELRTTAETTNQKSRDVADHAQRGLQTVQKGKAATESLLGAIQRIGEQMTSIAETIIRLSEQSQEIGEITETVEDLAEQSNLLAVNAAVEAAKAGEQGKGFTVVAQEIKSLAEQSKQSARQVQRILKDIQKATDAAVMATEQGSKAVEAGGRDAIPSRESIQAISRSFADAAQSAAQIAAANNELLAGVDQVAQAMESIREAGSQNVAGMKDVDSGARNLKEMGQRLTDLIGRYRV is encoded by the coding sequence ATGGCATTGGAGAACGCGAAGATCGGGACCAAGCTGGCCTTCGGCTTCGGCGTCGTCATCGCCGTCGCCCTGTCGTTGGGGGCCGGGGCCTTCTGGGGGCTCTCCCGCCTCTCGGAGAGCCTGAAATCCGTCGAAACGAGGGAGATTCCCGCCATGCGCCTCCTGTCCGCCCTGAACTACAGCCGCATGGCCATCCGCGCCGTGAGCTACGAGGTCTCCCTCTCCGAGTACAGGGTGACGCGCGGCGACGACCTCCAGCGGATCAAGGCCGACAGGGAGCGCCTCTGGCGTCGGATCGACGAGGTCTGGCGGGATCTGGCCGATCTGGTCGACGACACGGAGCAGGGCAAGGTCCTGACGGAGCGCCTCAGGGAGCAGTACGGGGCCTGGAGGAAGTCGCACGCCGAGCTTGATCGCCTCTTGGGCGCCATCATCGGCGCGACCCATCTCCAGGAGAGGGAATCGCTCTTCCGGCGCTACCAGATGGAGCTGGAGGCACTCGTTCCCCTCTCCGACGCCATCGGCGCGATCTTCGACGAGCTGACGGCCCACATCAACGAGGAGGCCGACCGCAACATCCGCTCCGACCGGATCGCGTCGGAAAAACTGGTCTCGACGGGTCTCCTCGTCATGATCGGCGGCATCCTTTTCGCCCTCTTCCTGGCCTTCTCCATCACGGCCAGCGTCGCGGGCCCCATTTCCGCGGGGGTGGCCCTTCTCGTCCGCCTCAAGGAGGGCGATCTGCGCCAGGACGTGCCGGACAACCTCCTCCGTCGCGGCGACGAGATCGGCGAACTGGCCCGGGCCCTCCAGGCCCTGACGGAGGGTCTGCGGAGCCAGGTCGGCGCCATGACGGAAATGGTCTCGACTCTGAGCGCCTCGGCCTACCAGATCTCGGCGGCCGTCTCGGAGGTGACGGCCGGGGCCGAGGAGACGGCCGCCGCCGTCGTCGAGACGACGGCGACGATGGAGGAGCTCCGGACGACGGCGGAGACGACGAATCAGAAGAGCCGCGACGTGGCCGACCATGCCCAGAGAGGGCTCCAGACGGTCCAGAAGGGCAAGGCGGCCACGGAGAGCCTTCTGGGCGCGATTCAGCGCATCGGCGAGCAGATGACCTCCATCGCCGAGACGATCATCCGCCTCAGCGAGCAGAGCCAGGAGATCGGCGAGATCACCGAGACCGTCGAGGATCTGGCCGAGCAGTCCAATCTGCTGGCCGTCAACGCCGCCGTCGAGGCCGCCAAGGCAGGCGAGCAGGGCAAGGGCTTCACCGTCGTGGCCCAGGAGATCAAGAGTCTGGCCGAACAGTCGAAACAGTCGGCGAGACAGGTCCAGCGCATCCTGAAGGACATCCAGAAGGCCACCGACGCCGCCGTCATGGCCACGGAACAGGGCTCCAAGGCCGTCGAGGCGGGAGGCCGCGACGCGATCCCCTCCAGGGAGTCCATTCAGGCCATCAGCCGCAGCTTCGCCGACGCGGCCCAGTCGGCGGCCCAGATCGCCGCCGCCAACAACGAGCTGCTGGCCGGCGTCGATCAGGTGGCCCAGGCGATGGAGAGCATCCGGGAGGCCGGTTCCCAGAACGTGGCGGGCATGAAGGACGTCGACAGCGGTGCCCGGAACCTGAAGGAGATGGGGCAGAGGCTCACCGATCTCATCGGCCGGTACCGGGTCTGA
- a CDS encoding chemotaxis protein CheW, translated as MAEERKKRILRERAAVLARKGPVRGEGSFAEVLTFGLGRERYAVGSLHVGEVFPLRGVTALPCVPPFVAGIVNLRGQILPLVDLKVLFGLPSEAPGSFVVVLRSETAEMGLLVDPPLEVRSLPLPLHPPLPTLTGPRGAYLLGLAEEDLALLDGARLLDAPALVVNDFLS; from the coding sequence ATGGCGGAAGAGAGGAAAAAACGGATCCTGAGGGAGAGGGCGGCCGTGCTGGCCCGCAAGGGGCCCGTCCGGGGAGAGGGGTCCTTCGCCGAGGTCCTGACCTTCGGCCTGGGCCGGGAGCGCTACGCCGTCGGCTCCCTCCACGTCGGAGAGGTCTTCCCCCTGAGGGGGGTAACGGCCCTGCCCTGCGTTCCTCCCTTCGTGGCGGGCATCGTCAACCTGCGGGGGCAGATCCTGCCCCTCGTCGACCTGAAGGTCCTCTTCGGCCTCCCTTCGGAGGCGCCGGGTTCCTTCGTCGTCGTCCTCCGGTCGGAGACGGCGGAGATGGGGCTCCTCGTCGATCCTCCCCTCGAGGTCCGCTCTCTCCCGCTGCCTCTCCATCCCCCCCTGCCGACGCTGACCGGACCGCGCGGCGCCTACCTGCTGGGGCTGGCCGAAGAGGACCTGGCCCTTCTCGACGGGGCTCGTCTCCTCGACGCCCCGGCTCTTGTCGTGAACGATTTCCTTTCGTGA
- a CDS encoding CheR family methyltransferase has translation MTPARPPAVSDEDLDRLSLIVSERTGVTFSESDDQRRERMRRVVAELARESGEGGAQTLRRLLSTSRQAVVDLLAPYVTIGETYFFRESRSLEIFRDRVVPLLSRERRGPLRIWCAGCSSGEEPYTLAMLLGDAAPAGRGISLFGTDINARALEKARRALYTRWSLRGLDGERTGRFFEGPDGGPYSVRPRYRSGVSFSLFNLVDPGPFPWGEGTVDVVFCRNVLIYFDAATREGVLDLFHRALSPAGWLVVAPCEVSALLASRFCPRHFDGVTLYCKEGESSLSLPPEEPFWGDVWERPADEEEGEAASPEPSFTEGLALWEGPGEKGGGGGPDGTPDGLQAVRRLADEGRLDEALALCLAGDDRSDPARYYLLATIHQERGDVEAAQSALRRVLYLDPSFVAGHYGLGALALRRDRHDEARRHFRNAADLLAKMAPEAPVAESGGMTAAEFRSMMEASRL, from the coding sequence GTGACGCCTGCGCGTCCCCCTGCGGTTTCGGACGAGGACCTCGATCGTCTGAGCCTGATCGTCTCCGAGCGGACGGGCGTCACCTTCTCCGAGAGCGACGACCAGAGACGGGAGCGGATGAGACGCGTCGTCGCCGAGCTGGCCCGGGAGAGCGGCGAGGGAGGAGCCCAGACGCTTCGCCGTCTTCTGTCGACCTCTCGTCAGGCCGTCGTCGACCTTCTGGCCCCTTACGTGACCATCGGCGAGACCTATTTCTTCCGCGAGAGCCGCAGCCTCGAGATCTTCCGCGACAGGGTCGTCCCCCTTCTGAGCCGTGAGAGGAGGGGACCTTTGCGCATCTGGTGTGCCGGCTGCAGCAGCGGCGAGGAACCCTACACGCTTGCCATGCTCCTCGGCGACGCCGCTCCTGCAGGGCGGGGTATCTCCCTTTTCGGCACCGACATCAACGCCCGGGCCCTGGAGAAGGCCCGGCGGGCCCTTTACACGCGATGGTCTCTCAGAGGCCTCGACGGAGAGCGCACGGGGCGTTTCTTCGAGGGACCCGACGGAGGGCCCTACTCCGTCCGTCCCCGTTACCGCTCCGGCGTCTCCTTCAGCCTCTTCAACCTCGTCGATCCCGGCCCCTTCCCCTGGGGAGAGGGGACCGTCGACGTCGTCTTCTGCCGCAACGTGCTCATCTATTTCGATGCCGCCACACGTGAGGGGGTCCTCGACCTCTTTCACCGGGCCCTCTCCCCTGCGGGATGGCTCGTCGTCGCCCCCTGCGAGGTCTCGGCCCTCCTGGCCTCCCGTTTCTGCCCCCGCCACTTCGACGGCGTGACCCTCTACTGCAAGGAAGGGGAGTCCTCCCTCTCTCTTCCTCCCGAGGAGCCTTTCTGGGGAGATGTCTGGGAGAGGCCCGCCGACGAGGAGGAGGGAGAGGCGGCGTCTCCGGAGCCTTCCTTCACGGAGGGACTGGCGCTCTGGGAGGGCCCCGGCGAGAAGGGCGGAGGCGGCGGCCCCGACGGGACGCCGGACGGCCTCCAGGCCGTCCGGCGCCTGGCCGACGAAGGGCGTCTCGACGAGGCCCTGGCCCTCTGTCTGGCAGGAGACGACCGGAGCGATCCGGCCCGCTACTATCTCCTCGCCACGATCCACCAGGAGCGGGGCGACGTCGAGGCGGCCCAATCGGCGCTGCGCCGCGTGCTCTATCTCGATCCCTCCTTCGTCGCCGGCCATTACGGCCTCGGTGCCCTGGCCCTGCGGCGGGACAGGCACGACGAGGCCCGCCGTCATTTCCGCAACGCCGCCGACCTCCTGGCGAAGATGGCCCCCGAGGCGCCCGTCGCCGAGAGCGGGGGGATGACGGCGGCGGAGTTCAGGTCCATGATGGAGGCGTCGCGCCTCTGA